A region from the Oceanidesulfovibrio marinus genome encodes:
- the tpx gene encoding thiol peroxidase: MSERTGLVTFQGNPLTLVGNAVSLNQKAPDFTALKPDLSPVTLADYAGKKLIIASVPSLDTSVCSIETKRFNDEAKNLGDDVELVVISMDLPFAQARWAEEYKAREVTMISDHRDASFGNAYGVLIKELRLLARAVFVINTKGEVCFESIVKEMTDEPDYKAVLDAVRAAS, from the coding sequence ATGTCCGAACGTACAGGTCTCGTGACCTTCCAGGGCAACCCCCTGACTCTTGTAGGCAATGCAGTGAGCCTCAACCAGAAGGCTCCGGACTTCACCGCGCTGAAGCCCGATCTCTCTCCGGTCACCCTTGCCGACTATGCCGGCAAGAAGCTCATCATTGCCAGCGTGCCCTCGCTGGATACCTCTGTCTGCTCCATCGAGACCAAGCGCTTCAACGACGAGGCCAAGAATCTGGGCGACGATGTGGAGCTGGTGGTTATCTCCATGGACCTGCCCTTTGCCCAGGCGCGCTGGGCCGAGGAATACAAGGCCAGAGAGGTGACCATGATCTCCGATCACCGCGACGCTTCCTTTGGCAATGCCTACGGCGTGCTGATCAAGGAGCTGCGCCTGCTGGCCCGCGCCGTGTTCGTTATCAACACCAAGGGCGAGGTCTGCTTCGAGTCCATCGTCAAGGAGATGACCGACGAGCCGGACTACAAGGCCGTGCTCGACGCTGTCCGCGCCGCCTCCTGA
- the sbtA gene encoding SbtA family thio(seleno)oxazole RiPP natural product precursor, whose protein sequence is MDRNDLKKTLAGLCIVGLLAGSGVALAKTAGAASGUGSSGGAVGTSDQGDTNATNSTGQPQDSAGQKKPATSS, encoded by the coding sequence GTGGACAGAAACGACTTGAAGAAGACCCTTGCCGGGCTGTGCATCGTGGGCCTGCTCGCGGGCTCCGGTGTGGCTCTGGCAAAGACAGCCGGCGCAGCCAGCGGTTGAGGCAGCAGCGGAGGTGCGGTCGGCACCTCTGATCAGGGCGACACCAACGCCACCAACTCGACTGGACAGCCCCAGGATTCCGCAGGCCAGAAGAAGCCTGCCACGAGCAGCTGA
- a CDS encoding aldo/keto reductase produces MEFVTLPGTDVELSRIALGTWAIGGWMWGGSDEQESIKTIHAALDKGVTTLDTAPVYGFGRSEEIVGKAIKQYPDKDKIRISTKVALDWTGEGKVFRNSTPERIQKEVEDSLRRLGVDVIDVYFIHWPDTKTPFEDTAATMCKLKEQGKIRAVAVSNYSPSQMDAFGAACSLQACQPPYNLFERAIDEDILPYCKDKGIVLVTYGALCRGLLSGKMRKDREFQGDDLRKADPKFQEPRYAQYLAAVDKLKTLARERCGKDILPFAVRWVLDRTGGVALWGGRRPDQMDPIPDILGWSIDTQTMAEVDRILDETITDPVGPEFMAPPERA; encoded by the coding sequence ATGGAATTCGTTACCTTGCCAGGTACGGATGTCGAGCTTTCGCGCATCGCCCTGGGCACCTGGGCCATCGGCGGCTGGATGTGGGGCGGCAGTGACGAGCAGGAGTCCATAAAGACCATTCATGCCGCCCTGGACAAGGGCGTCACCACTCTGGATACCGCGCCGGTCTATGGCTTCGGCCGATCCGAGGAGATCGTGGGCAAGGCCATCAAGCAGTATCCGGACAAGGACAAGATACGCATTTCCACCAAGGTGGCCCTGGATTGGACCGGGGAGGGCAAGGTCTTCCGCAACTCCACTCCGGAGCGCATCCAGAAGGAGGTGGAGGACTCGCTACGCCGTCTTGGCGTGGACGTCATCGACGTCTACTTCATCCACTGGCCGGACACCAAGACGCCGTTCGAGGACACGGCCGCGACCATGTGCAAGCTCAAGGAGCAGGGCAAGATACGCGCCGTGGCGGTCTCCAACTACTCGCCGTCGCAGATGGACGCCTTTGGCGCAGCCTGCTCCCTCCAGGCGTGCCAGCCGCCGTACAACCTGTTCGAGCGGGCCATCGACGAGGATATTCTGCCGTACTGCAAGGACAAGGGCATTGTCCTGGTTACCTATGGTGCGCTGTGCCGCGGCCTGCTCTCCGGCAAGATGCGCAAGGACCGGGAGTTCCAGGGCGACGACCTGCGCAAGGCCGACCCCAAGTTCCAGGAGCCGCGCTACGCCCAGTACCTCGCCGCCGTGGACAAGCTGAAGACGCTGGCCAGGGAGCGCTGCGGCAAGGACATCCTGCCATTTGCCGTGCGCTGGGTTCTGGACAGGACGGGCGGCGTGGCCCTGTGGGGCGGCCGCCGGCCGGACCAGATGGACCCCATTCCGGACATACTCGGCTGGAGCATCGACACGCAGACCATGGCCGAGGTGGACCGCATTCTGGACGAGACCATCACCGATCCGGTGGGCCCGGAGTTCATGGCGCCGCCGGAACGCGCGTGA